A genomic region of Miscanthus floridulus cultivar M001 chromosome 3, ASM1932011v1, whole genome shotgun sequence contains the following coding sequences:
- the LOC136546614 gene encoding UDP-glucosyltransferase UGT13248-like — translation MAERNPEHSIHVVLLPNPSQGHINPILQFGKRLAAHRGVRCTLAVTRFVLGQSGEPPPGGAVHIAAISDGCDRGGFGEAGGIEAYTARLESAGSETVGELLRSEAEQGRPVRALVYDAFLPWAQRVGRRHGTACAAFFTQPCAVDVAYGHAWAGRVEPPLALGGQEPLDLPGLPAGLRPGDLPTFLTDPDDRGYLDLLVNQFAGLDTADHVLVNSFYELQPQESDYMASTWRVKTVGPAVPSAYLDNRLPDDTSYGFHIFTPLTETTKAWLDARPARSVVYASFGSIAKPDAAQMSEMAEGLYNCGKAFLWVVRASESSKLPENFTDKTKERGLVVTWSPQLEVLAHPAVGCFVTHCGWNSTMEGLGAGVPMVAMPQWSDQTMNAKYIEDVWRVGVRVRPDEKGVVRKEELEKRVREMMEGERSSEYIRNAADWKEKAKRAMSEGGSSDKNIVEFLGKLGLKS, via the exons ATGGCAGAGCGAAATCCAGAGCACAGCATCCACGTTGTCTTGCTCCCGAACCCGAGCCAAGGCCACATCAACCCGATCCTCCAGTTCGGCAAGCGCCTCGCCGCGCACCGCGGCGTCCGGTGCACTCTCGCCGTGACCCGGTTCGTGCTAGGCCAGAGCGGCGAGCCGCCCCCGGGAGGCGCCGTCCACATCGCCGCCATCTCCGACGGCTGCGACCGCGGCGGCTTCGGCGAGGCCGGCGGGATCGAGGCGTACACGGCCCGGCTGGAGTCGGCCGGGTCGGAGACCGTGGGCGAGCTCCTCCGGTCCGAGGCGGAGCAGGGGCGGCCGGTGCGCGCGCTGGTGTACGACGCGTTCCTGCCGTGGGCGCAGCGGGTGGGGCGGCGGCACGGCACCGCGTGCGCGGCGTTCTTCACGCAGCCGTGCGCGGTGGACGTGGCGTACGGGCACGCCTGGGCCGGGCGGGTGGAGCCGCCGCTCGCGCTTGGTGGACAGGAGCCGCTCGACCTGCCCGGGCTCCCGGCCGGGCTCAGGCCAGGCGATCTGCCGACGTTCTTGACCGATCCGGACGATCGCGGGTACCTGGACCTGCTGGTGAACCAGTTCGCCGGCCTGGACACGGCCGACCATGTCTTGGTCAACTCGTTCTATGAGCTGCAGCCTCAG GAATCGGACTACATGGCGTCCACCTGGAGAGTCAAGACGGTGGGTCCAGCGGTCCCGTCGGCGTACCTCGACAACCGGTTGCCGGACGACACATCCTACGGCTTCCACATCTTCACACCTCTGACGGAGACGACGAAGGCCTGGCTGGACGCTCGGCCGGCGCGCTCGGTCGTGTACGCCTCGTTCGGCAGCATCGCCAAACCAGACGCGGCTCAGATGTCCGAGATGGCGGAGGGGCTGTACAACTGCGGCAAGGCCTTCCTATGGGTTGTCAGGGCCTCGGAGAGCTCAAAGTTACCTGAAAACTTCACCGACAAGACCAAGGAGAGGGGCCTCGTCGTGACATGGAGCCCTCAGCTTGAGGTGCTGGCGCACCCGGCTGTCGGGTGCTTCGTGACACATTGCGGGTGGAACTCGACGATGGAGGGATTGGGCGCCGGTGTGCCGATGGTGGCGATGCCGCAATGGTCGGACCAGACCATGAACGCCAAGTACATCGAGGACGTGTGGCGAGTAGGCGTGCGAGTGCGCCCGGACGAGAAAGGTGTGGTGAGGAAGGAGGAGCTTGAGAAGCGTGTGAGGGAGATGATGGAAGGTGAGAGGAGCTCGGAGTACATCCGAAACGCTGCCGATTGGAAGGAGAAGGCCAAGAGGGCCATGAGCGAAGGCGGCAGCTCCGACAAAAACATCGTAGAGTTCCTTGGCAAACTTGGACTGAAAAGCTAA
- the LOC136544258 gene encoding UDP-glucosyltransferase UGT13248-like: MAGTDSSSTHVLPSYPSQGHINPLLQLGKRLAAHRARFVLGQSGQPSPGAVHVATYSDGCDSGGYSEAGNEQEFLARLESAGLASLDELLRAESAQGRPVHAVVYDSFLLWVPGMARRQGASCAAFFTQACAVNVAYSHARAGRVELPVAAGARARRCPACRPLRIKRFFK, encoded by the coding sequence ATGGCGGGCACAGACAGCAGCAGCACCCACGTGCTCCCCTCATACCCGTCCCAGGGCCACATCAACCCGCTCCTCCAGCTCGGCAAGCGGCTCGCCGCCCACCGCGCCCGGTTCGTCCTCGGCCAGAGCGGCCAGCCGTCCCCGGGCGCGGTCCACGTCGCCACATATTCCGACGGCTGCGACAGCGGCGGCTACAGCGAGGCAGGCAACGAGCAGGAGTTCCTCGCTCGTCTGGAGTCCGCCGGGTTGGCGTCGCTGGACGAGCTCCTCCGCGCCGAGTCCGCGCAGGGCCGGCCCGTGCACGCCGTAGTGTACGACTCGTTCCTGCTGTGGGTACCGGGCATGGCGCGGCGGCAGGGCGCGTCGTGCGCGGCCTTCTTCACGCAGGCGTGCGCGGTGAACGTGGCCTACTCCCACGCGCGGGCCGGCCGGGTGGAGCTGccggtggcggcgggggcgagggCAAGGCGTTGCCCGGCATGCCGGCCACTACGTATAAAACGATTTTTTAAGTAA
- the LOC136544259 gene encoding uncharacterized protein — protein MEVPTLVPHKALKVNPSSTAHWVAEAQATLQPDAASARADQKELATQGGAAEVAPTQMGEGALPPHEGEAHEPDEGKVPSVAEATEVEAPRVSEAKAMEAGAPRTAEATAAGAGAPATTEAMMMEAGALGTTKADVITSRDDPKGEPLFTLEDAAEGGRWDTFEQYRQLAEQSLQTALSVVADDLLGVAQDQLQRQKGLLAGANELLAVRSVEVEDLRLHCANAKVEVAMAQDQVAPLAARVKELEEELTCVAELGREASRVAEASRVEAQRLKEKAEASQVEAQRGKEKAEASQVEA, from the exons atggaggtgcctaccttggtgcCCCACAAAGCGCTCAAGGTGAACcctagctccaccgcccactgggtggcggaggcgcaagccaccCTACAACCTGacgcggcatcggcgagggccgaccaaAAGGAgctggccacccaaggaggggctgccgaggtggCCCCGACACAGATGGGGGAGGGGGCGCTTCCACCCCATGAGGGTGAGGCCCATGAGCCAGATGAGGGCAAGGTGCCCTCAGTTGCTGAGGCCACAGAGGTCGAGGCCCCCAGGGTCTCTGAGGCCAAGGCGATGGAGGCCGGGGCACCTAGGACCGCCGAGGCCACAGCAGCGGGCGCCGGAGCCCCCGCGACCACTGAGGCCATGATGATGGAGGCCGGAGCCCTCGGGACCACCAAGGCCGATGTGATCACG agccgcgatgaccctaagggggagcctctgtttacccttgaggacgcagccgagggcgggcgctgggacacctttgaGCAATACCGTCAGCTGGCAGAGCAGTCACTacagacggcgctgtccgtggtggccgatgatCTGCTCGGGGTCGCCCAG gaccagctccagcggcagaagggcctgcttgctGGCGCCAATGAACTTCTGGCGGTGCGGAGcgtggaggtagaggacctccgccttcattgTGCCAATGCGAAGGTCGAGGTGGCCATGGCCCAGGACCaggtcgcccctctggcggcgcgggtcaaggagttggaggaggagctgacctgcGTGGCCG AGCTAGGGAGAGAAGCTTCCAGGGTGgctgaggcttctcgggtcgaggcccagcgcctgaaggagaaggctgaggcatctcaggtcgaggcccagcgtGGGAAGGAGAAAGCTGAGGCTTCTCAGGTCGAGGCCTGA